The following coding sequences lie in one Panicum virgatum strain AP13 chromosome 6N, P.virgatum_v5, whole genome shotgun sequence genomic window:
- the LOC120678568 gene encoding glycine-rich RNA-binding, abscisic acid-inducible protein-like translates to MAASDVEYRCFVGGLAWATDDNSLNNAFSTYGEVLESKIILDRETQRSRGLGFVTFSSEQAMRDAIEGMNGKELDSRSITVNEAQSRGGRRSGGGSYGRREGGGGYGSGGSFSSSLAAAAHHLRHCHCSTTPATMATTTMGTVGDDWRFCGLLPCNTPQLALN, encoded by the exons ATGGCGGCGTCGGATGTTGAGTACCGCTGCTTCGTCGGCGGCCTTGCCTGGGCCACCGACGACAACTCACTGAACAACGCCTTCAGCACCTACGGCGAGGTCCTCGAGTCCAAG ATCATCCTCGATCGTGAGACCCAGAGGTCCCGCGGCCTCGGCTTCGTCACCTTCTCGAGCGAGCAGGCGATGCGCGACGCCATCGAGGGGATGAACGGCAAGGAGCTGGACAGCCGCAGCATCACCGTCAACGAGGCCCAgtcccgcggcggccggcgctccggcggcggcagctacgggcgccgcgagggtggcggtggctacggcagcggcggctcctTCTCCTCGTCCCTGGCCGCTGCGGCGCACCACCTCCGGCACTGCCACTGCAGCACGACGCCGGCCACGATGGCCACCACGACGATGGGCACCGTCGGTGACGACTGGCGCTTCTGCGGCCTCCTCCCCTGTAACACCCCTCAATTAGCACTCAATTAG